Proteins from a single region of Amycolatopsis sp. CA-230715:
- a CDS encoding GNAT family N-acetyltransferase: MPDRDRATGGRDGRADHSDTDDGAGSDLGYVRPVLGGESFCPAGHRLGGDDSTGPVDAVYRLPTTTCSACRAAGDDRATWATIDPRRVHTTAEAPAAGLVLVRHPPPSGYPAAPSSIALQLDGVTIGDIDIAVCDVDALGVVEHVRIDPGYRRRGLGRLLIAAAYTSAPTCDWSITAITPSAVDFWAAIHPLGAATPPRYCVHHREDAEHVP, translated from the coding sequence ATGCCTGACAGAGACCGCGCGACCGGCGGTCGCGACGGGCGTGCCGATCATTCGGACACAGATGACGGCGCGGGATCCGATCTCGGATACGTGCGGCCCGTCCTGGGCGGCGAATCGTTCTGCCCAGCGGGGCATCGCCTGGGCGGAGACGACAGCACCGGCCCCGTCGACGCGGTCTACCGGCTGCCGACGACGACGTGCTCAGCCTGCCGTGCCGCGGGCGACGACCGGGCGACCTGGGCCACCATCGATCCGCGACGCGTGCATACGACGGCGGAGGCACCGGCGGCCGGGCTGGTGCTCGTCCGGCACCCGCCACCATCCGGATATCCGGCCGCGCCGAGCAGCATCGCTCTCCAACTCGATGGTGTCACGATCGGGGACATCGACATCGCGGTGTGCGACGTCGACGCACTGGGTGTGGTGGAGCACGTCCGCATCGACCCCGGCTACCGTCGACGCGGGCTCGGACGCCTGCTGATCGCCGCGGCCTACACGAGCGCGCCAACGTGCGACTGGTCGATCACGGCGATCACCCCATCGGCCGTCGACTTCTGGGCAGCGATCCATCCGCTAGGCGCGGCGACGCCGCCGCGCTACTGCGTCCATCACCGCGAGGATGCCGAACACGTGCCGTAG
- the ligD gene encoding DNA ligase D, whose translation MVRTERSTAVPAWVDPMLAKSDGGQLPARPGLVYEPKYDGYRCCYRVAPDGGSVLLTSRNNQDMTAEFAELTGVFGDVLGGEALVLDGEVVVYDELGRPDFELLQQRRGAFQQHPRADRVPARFLAFDLLQLGDRMLLDQPYELRRRLLSGLPMPDPYKSAVVPAFTFEELAADRQTPESLLARVAGEGMEGVVAKVATAVYRAGRRSDAWLKHPITNTAEVVVCGYREGQGSLAGTVGGLLLGAHDPDTGDLEYLGDVGTGFSQAARAALRRRLETLERPTHPFATTPPREDTRRARWLDPVLVGEVTYRRFTEGAGRLRHTAWRGLREDKKPIDVFAPRPLHRTKTAPSTTATPASGPVSAAGQLVQVEDRQLTLSNLDKVLYPRTGFTKREVILYYSLIAPVLLPQLARRPVTFLRFPDGVDGEQWFAKNVPSGAPPWLNTAQLPSRGTRGHRDLIEYPLLDDLPALVWAANLAALELHTPQWTIRDDGQRRPPDQLVFDLDPGPGVTIVECCAVAERLHEILTADGLTAFPKTSGSKGMQLLCPIETDQPDAPSAYAKRLAQQLAAETPDEVTAVMAKARRGGRVLVDWSQNNPAKTTITAYSLRGRDEPTVSTPITWDEVAACRDGQHLGFTSDEVLARVEAMGDLLAEMPAHRSPLPGDVHDA comes from the coding sequence ATGGTGCGCACCGAGCGTTCGACCGCGGTCCCGGCGTGGGTAGACCCAATGCTGGCCAAGTCCGACGGTGGCCAGCTGCCAGCCAGGCCCGGCCTGGTCTACGAGCCGAAGTACGACGGGTATCGATGCTGCTACCGCGTGGCGCCAGATGGTGGTTCCGTACTTCTCACCAGCCGGAACAACCAGGACATGACCGCCGAGTTTGCGGAACTGACCGGGGTCTTCGGCGATGTGCTGGGCGGAGAAGCCCTGGTGCTCGATGGCGAGGTCGTCGTCTACGACGAACTCGGTCGCCCCGATTTCGAGTTACTGCAGCAGCGGCGCGGCGCATTTCAGCAGCACCCGCGCGCTGATCGCGTTCCGGCACGATTTCTCGCGTTCGACCTGCTGCAACTCGGGGACCGGATGTTGCTGGACCAGCCCTATGAGCTGCGGCGACGGTTGCTGAGCGGGCTACCGATGCCCGACCCGTACAAGAGCGCCGTGGTTCCGGCGTTCACCTTCGAAGAACTCGCGGCGGACCGTCAAACCCCGGAAAGCCTGCTCGCACGGGTGGCCGGCGAGGGCATGGAAGGCGTGGTCGCCAAGGTGGCGACCGCGGTGTACCGGGCAGGACGACGCAGCGACGCGTGGCTGAAACACCCGATCACCAACACCGCCGAGGTGGTCGTGTGCGGCTACCGCGAGGGCCAGGGCAGCCTCGCCGGAACGGTCGGCGGACTGTTGCTCGGCGCGCACGACCCCGATACCGGCGATCTCGAGTACCTCGGCGACGTGGGCACGGGATTCAGTCAGGCCGCGAGGGCGGCGTTGCGACGACGGTTGGAGACGCTGGAGCGACCGACCCACCCTTTCGCCACGACGCCACCGCGAGAAGACACACGGCGAGCACGCTGGCTTGACCCGGTCCTGGTCGGCGAGGTGACCTACCGCCGGTTCACCGAGGGCGCGGGACGGCTGCGGCACACCGCGTGGCGAGGCCTGCGCGAGGACAAGAAGCCCATCGACGTCTTCGCGCCGAGACCTCTGCATCGGACCAAGACGGCGCCGTCGACCACGGCCACTCCGGCATCCGGGCCAGTGTCCGCCGCAGGGCAACTCGTGCAGGTCGAAGACAGGCAACTTACTTTGTCTAATTTGGACAAAGTCTTGTATCCGCGTACGGGCTTCACGAAGCGCGAGGTGATCCTCTACTACTCTTTGATCGCACCCGTCCTGCTGCCGCAGCTGGCCCGGCGGCCGGTGACGTTCCTCCGGTTCCCCGACGGCGTGGACGGCGAGCAGTGGTTCGCCAAGAACGTCCCCTCCGGTGCACCGCCCTGGCTGAACACGGCACAGCTACCCAGCCGGGGAACCCGTGGACACCGGGACCTGATCGAGTATCCATTGCTCGACGACCTGCCCGCACTGGTGTGGGCAGCGAACCTCGCCGCGCTTGAACTCCACACTCCACAATGGACGATCCGTGACGACGGTCAGCGTCGGCCCCCGGACCAACTCGTGTTCGACTTGGACCCCGGTCCTGGCGTCACCATCGTCGAGTGCTGCGCGGTCGCCGAGCGGCTCCACGAGATCCTCACCGCGGATGGCCTCACCGCTTTCCCGAAGACATCCGGGTCGAAGGGGATGCAGCTGCTGTGTCCGATCGAGACGGATCAGCCCGACGCCCCCTCGGCCTACGCCAAGCGCCTGGCACAACAGCTCGCGGCGGAAACCCCGGACGAGGTGACCGCGGTGATGGCGAAGGCACGCCGGGGCGGGCGGGTGTTAGTCGATTGGTCGCAGAACAACCCGGCCAAGACGACGATCACGGCCTACTCCTTACGTGGCCGCGACGAGCCAACTGTCTCAACGCCGATCACCTGGGACGAAGTCGCGGCGTGCCGAGACGGGCAGCACCTTGGGTTCACATCCGACGAGGTTCTGGCGCGTGTCGAGGCCATGGGCGATCTCCTGGCCGAGATGCCCGCCCACCGATCGCCACTACCCGGCGATGTGCACGATGCCTGA